A single region of the Jaculus jaculus isolate mJacJac1 chromosome 15, mJacJac1.mat.Y.cur, whole genome shotgun sequence genome encodes:
- the Bmi1 gene encoding polycomb complex protein BMI-1 produces the protein MHRTTRIKITELNPHLMCVLCGGYFIDATTIIECLHSFCKTCIVRYLETSKYCPICDVQVHKTRPLLNIRSDKTLQDIVYKLVPGLFKNEMKRRRDFYAAHPSADAANGSNEDRGEVADEDKRIITDDEIISLSIEFFDQNRLDRKVNKDKSKEEVNDKRYLRCPAAMTVMHLRKFLRSKMDIPNTFQIDVMYEEEPLKDYYTLMDIAYIYTWRRNGPLPLKYRVRPTCKRMKISHQRDGLTNAGELESDSGSDKANSPVGGLPSTSSCLPSPSTPVQSPHPQFPHISSTMNGTSNIPSGGSHQSSFASRPRKSSINGSSATSSG, from the exons ATGCATCGAACAACTAGAATCAAGATCACTGAGTTAAATCCCcacctcatgtgtgtgctttgtggAGGGTATTTCATTGATGCCACCACCATAATAGAATGTCTACATTCCT TTTGTAAAACATGTATTGTGCGCTACCTGGAGACCAGCAAGTATTGTCCTATCTGTGATGTCCAGGTTCACAAAACCAGACCACTACTGAATATAAG GTCAGACAAAACTCTTCAAGATATTGTATACAAATTAGTTCCAGGACTTTTCAAAA ATGAAATGAAGAGAAGAAGGGACTTTTATGCAGCTCATCCTTCAGCTGATG CTGCCAATGGCTCTAATGAAGATAGAGGAGAAGTTGCAGATGAAGATAAGAGGATTATAACTGATGATGAGATAATAAGCTTATCAATTGAATTCTTTGACCAGAACAG GTTGGATCGCAAGGTAAACAAAGACAAATCTAAGGAAGAG GTGAATGATAAAAGATACCTGCGATGCCCAGCAGCAATGACTGTGATGCACTTAAGAAAGTTTCTCAGAAGTAAGATGGACATACCTAATACCTTCCAG ATTGATGTCATGTATGAAGAGGAGCCTTTGAAGGATTACTACACACTAATGGACATTGCCTACATTTACACTTGGAGAAGG AATGGTCCACTTCCTTTGAAATACAGAGTTCGGCctacatgtaaaagaatgaagATCAGTCACCAGAGAGATGGACTGACAAATGCTGGAGAACTGGAAAGTGACTCTGGGAGTGACAAGGCCAACAGCCCAGTGGGTGGTCTCCCCTCCACCTCTTCTTGTTTGCCGAGTCCCAGTACTCCAGTGCAGTCTCCTCATCCTCAGTTTCCTCACATTTCCAGTACCATGAATGGAACCAGCAACATCCCCAGCGGTGGTAGCCACCAATCTTCCTTTGCCAGTAGACCTCGAAAATCATCAATAAATGGGTCATCAGCAACTTCATCTGGTTGA
- the Commd3 gene encoding COMM domain-containing protein 3 isoform X2 → MELSAFVQSGFQTLADPSCFDSNAFALLLRAAFRSLLDARADEAVLDHPDLKHIDPVVLKHCHAAAATYILEAGKHSVDQSTLSIGSALPHITDVSWRLEYQIKTNQLHKMYRPAYLVTLTVENKDSQSYPEISFSCSMEQLQDLVGKLRDASKSLERATQL, encoded by the exons ATGGAGCTCTCGGCGTTTGTGCAGAGCGGCTTCCAAACGCTGGCAGATCCCAGCTGTTTCGACTCCAACGCCTTCGCGCTGCTGCTCCGGGCGGCGTTCCGGAGCCTGCTGGACGCCCGGGCGGACGAGGCCGTGCTAG ATCACCCAGATTTGAAACATATCGACCCAGTGGTTTTAAAACATTGTCATGCAGCAGCTGCAACTTACATTCTGGAAGCAGGAAAACACAGTGTTGACCAATCAACTCTCAG TATAGGCAGCGCTCTCCCTCATATAACTGATGTTTCTTGGCGCCTGGAATATCAGATAAAG ACCAATCAGCTTCATAAGATGTACAGACCTGCATATTTGGTGACTTTAACTGTAGAG aaCAAGGATTCCCAGTCCTACCCAGAGATTAGTTTTAGCTGCAGCATGGAACAATTACAG GACTTGGTGGGGAAACTTAGAGATGCTTCAAAAAGCCTGGAAAGAGCAACTCAGCTGTAA
- the Commd3 gene encoding COMM domain-containing protein 3 isoform X1, translating into MELSAFVQSGFQTLADPSCFDSNAFALLLRAAFRSLLDARADEAVLDHPDLKHIDPVVLKHCHAAAATYILEAGKHSVDQSTLSTYLEDCKFDRQRIELFCMEYQNNKNSLEILLGSIGSALPHITDVSWRLEYQIKTNQLHKMYRPAYLVTLTVENKDSQSYPEISFSCSMEQLQDLVGKLRDASKSLERATQL; encoded by the exons ATGGAGCTCTCGGCGTTTGTGCAGAGCGGCTTCCAAACGCTGGCAGATCCCAGCTGTTTCGACTCCAACGCCTTCGCGCTGCTGCTCCGGGCGGCGTTCCGGAGCCTGCTGGACGCCCGGGCGGACGAGGCCGTGCTAG ATCACCCAGATTTGAAACATATCGACCCAGTGGTTTTAAAACATTGTCATGCAGCAGCTGCAACTTACATTCTGGAAGCAGGAAAACACAGTGTTGACCAATCAACTCTCAG CACTTATCTAGAAGACTGTAAATTTGACAGACAGCGGATAGAACTATTTTGCATGGAGTATCAG AATAATAAGAATTCTCTAGAAATTCTACTGGGAAG TATAGGCAGCGCTCTCCCTCATATAACTGATGTTTCTTGGCGCCTGGAATATCAGATAAAG ACCAATCAGCTTCATAAGATGTACAGACCTGCATATTTGGTGACTTTAACTGTAGAG aaCAAGGATTCCCAGTCCTACCCAGAGATTAGTTTTAGCTGCAGCATGGAACAATTACAG GACTTGGTGGGGAAACTTAGAGATGCTTCAAAAAGCCTGGAAAGAGCAACTCAGCTGTAA